The following are from one region of the Actinopolyspora halophila DSM 43834 genome:
- a CDS encoding DUF72 domain-containing protein yields MGEILVGTAGWTDSGLLRSGWYPPGIDTPAKRLAYYAERFPLVEVDSTYYHPPAERTAELWVRRTPEHFTFNVKAFRLFTRHPTKPSALPRDLRWAAGTRRDNVYIDDLEPGVVEELWRRFRTALSPLHEAGKLGAVLFQFPPWFSNGSENRRYLVECRDRAAPLPVCVEFRNHTWMEGPERERTLGFLSEHRLPFVVVDMPQGHGSSIPPVIASPADPGVVRFHGRSAKWNGRTKEERFGYKYSEAELAAWVPGLRELSASVSTTYVVLNNCYRDYAHINAAQLVELLGSTEPERWAGSRGPYE; encoded by the coding sequence ATGGGCGAGATCCTGGTCGGCACAGCGGGCTGGACCGACAGCGGATTACTCCGGTCGGGCTGGTACCCACCCGGAATCGACACTCCCGCCAAAAGGCTCGCCTACTACGCGGAAAGGTTTCCGCTGGTGGAGGTCGATTCCACCTACTATCACCCGCCGGCTGAACGCACCGCGGAACTGTGGGTGCGACGTACCCCCGAGCACTTCACGTTCAACGTCAAGGCTTTCCGGCTGTTCACCCGGCATCCCACGAAACCGTCCGCACTCCCCCGTGATCTGAGGTGGGCAGCTGGGACTCGGCGGGACAACGTCTACATCGACGATCTGGAGCCGGGCGTCGTCGAGGAGCTCTGGCGGCGTTTCCGCACCGCGCTGAGCCCGTTGCACGAGGCGGGCAAGTTGGGAGCGGTGCTGTTCCAGTTCCCGCCTTGGTTCTCGAACGGTTCCGAGAACAGACGCTACCTGGTCGAGTGTCGGGACCGCGCCGCACCGTTGCCGGTCTGCGTCGAGTTCCGCAACCACACCTGGATGGAGGGACCCGAGCGGGAACGAACACTGGGTTTCCTGAGCGAGCACCGCCTGCCTTTTGTGGTCGTCGACATGCCCCAGGGGCACGGCAGCTCGATACCGCCGGTAATCGCTTCCCCCGCCGATCCGGGGGTCGTTCGTTTCCACGGGCGCTCCGCCAAGTGGAACGGCCGTACCAAGGAGGAGCGCTTCGGCTACAAGTACTCGGAGGCGGAGCTGGCCGCCTGGGTGCCGGGGCTGCGTGAGCTGTCCGCTTCGGTCAGCACCACGTACGTGGTGCTGAACAACTGCTACCGCGACTACGCACACATCAACGCGGCACAGCTGGTCGAGCTCCTCGGCAGCACCGAACCGGAGCGTTGGGCCGGTTCCCGGGGCCCGTACGAGTGA
- a CDS encoding DUF3040 domain-containing protein gives MLDRDERRRLDEIEQHLSGDDPELAELMTGNSSYVSFRGKLTPRTALIAFSYGCALLCLLLGAGGGFFLGVALATILLGLRDWRLYAV, from the coding sequence ATGCTCGACCGGGACGAACGGCGCCGCCTGGACGAGATCGAACAACACCTGAGCGGAGACGATCCCGAGCTCGCCGAGCTTATGACCGGGAACAGTTCGTACGTCTCGTTCCGTGGGAAGCTCACCCCCAGAACGGCGTTGATCGCCTTCTCCTACGGATGCGCTCTGCTGTGCCTGCTGCTCGGCGCGGGGGGTGGTTTCTTTCTCGGAGTCGCGCTGGCCACGATCCTGCTCGGACTGCGGGACTGGCGGCTGTACGCCGTGTAA
- a CDS encoding DUF1876 domain-containing protein, which translates to MIATEQWVVTVYIDERDDRTQAEARLMKRGEPELRGNGIAHRNPRDVNVPEIGAELAASRALSQIADQLLDVSAADVERSTGQPAHFHS; encoded by the coding sequence ATGATCGCGACAGAGCAATGGGTCGTGACGGTCTACATCGACGAACGGGACGACAGGACCCAAGCGGAAGCCCGATTGATGAAACGGGGCGAACCGGAGCTTCGCGGCAACGGAATCGCCCACCGGAACCCGCGGGACGTCAACGTCCCCGAGATCGGGGCGGAGTTGGCGGCGTCCAGGGCATTGTCCCAGATCGCTGATCAGCTGCTCGATGTCTCCGCAGCGGACGTCGAACGGTCGACCGGTCAACCCGCGCACTTCCACAGCTGA
- a CDS encoding universal stress protein, protein MTVGPLGGSEPDELFGGNHHLGAGEGLAAMCAEQNGKVVVGFDRLDHSRETVRWAAFEAVSRDQELLVVRAIPAPLEQLTRIRLPSESVEFEPLRTECENEVNTMVSECREELPELRVDTAMKLGHPAKIIGEMADRADLLVLGPPEQSQPWRMLLGSTSAELVRTARPPVVVVRGERERKRIATDPRKFTRVVVGVDGSRGSERALGFAYEFASRHQAELVALLSWNEVRKYTMSPTARRKLDWEQVHDTCERVLSESVAEWKEQYPDVSLRSEVVTAEGAADALFSASEQADLLVVGSQGRGPIRSSLLGSVSHAVAHYARCPVAVVH, encoded by the coding sequence ATGACCGTCGGACCGCTCGGAGGATCCGAGCCGGACGAGCTGTTCGGCGGGAACCACCACCTTGGCGCGGGCGAAGGGTTGGCAGCGATGTGCGCAGAGCAGAACGGCAAAGTCGTCGTCGGATTCGACAGACTCGACCACTCCCGGGAAACCGTTCGCTGGGCTGCCTTCGAAGCGGTCAGCAGGGATCAGGAGCTTCTGGTGGTCCGGGCCATCCCCGCCCCGCTGGAACAACTCACCCGAATCCGCCTGCCCAGCGAATCCGTGGAGTTCGAACCACTGCGCACGGAATGCGAAAACGAAGTGAACACGATGGTGTCCGAGTGCAGGGAGGAGTTGCCCGAGCTCCGGGTGGACACCGCGATGAAGCTGGGACATCCCGCAAAGATCATCGGGGAGATGGCGGACCGAGCCGATCTGCTGGTACTGGGACCACCGGAACAGTCCCAACCCTGGCGCATGCTGCTCGGTTCGACCTCGGCCGAACTCGTACGTACCGCCCGTCCTCCGGTCGTAGTGGTCCGCGGTGAACGCGAACGAAAACGAATCGCCACGGATCCCCGGAAATTCACCCGGGTGGTGGTTGGCGTGGACGGTTCGCGGGGAAGCGAGCGGGCGCTCGGCTTCGCCTACGAATTCGCTTCGCGACACCAGGCGGAATTGGTCGCGCTGCTGTCCTGGAACGAAGTCCGCAAGTACACCATGTCCCCGACCGCACGACGCAAACTCGACTGGGAACAGGTGCACGACACCTGCGAGAGGGTCCTCTCGGAGTCCGTGGCCGAGTGGAAGGAACAGTACCCGGACGTCTCCCTGCGAAGCGAAGTGGTCACCGCGGAAGGAGCAGCCGACGCCCTGTTCTCGGCCTCGGAGCAGGCCGACCTCCTGGTGGTGGGCAGCCAGGGACGGGGGCCGATCCGCTCGAGCCTGCTCGGATCGGTCAGCCACGCCGTGGCGCACTACGCACGCTGTCCCGTGGCGGTCGTGCACTGA
- a CDS encoding lipase family protein — protein sequence MTVPELDHTVTDYRLEHAYWLAKAAELAYAGEDEIRSTTSGWGFDRFRFFHGEPDVSLPIQDTQGFVAASENMIVVAFRGTEPERLKDWLSDADVLVESGPAGTGTVHQGFNRALDAVYRQVHETVDEFGDNDQTLWFTGHSLGGALAMLASARMYFETPNMLADGVYTFGQPRTCDHLLASTYDEAFVERTFRFVNNNDIVARVPPEPVFHHVNDVRYFDAHGALHERVSAAEEVTDSMAGLTGDLLAPVDDGVRDHFIDNYVHRLEQNLS from the coding sequence ATGACCGTTCCCGAACTCGATCACACCGTGACCGATTACAGGCTCGAACACGCGTACTGGCTGGCCAAGGCGGCCGAGCTGGCCTACGCGGGCGAGGACGAGATCCGCTCGACAACCTCCGGGTGGGGGTTCGACCGGTTCCGCTTCTTCCACGGCGAACCGGACGTCTCGTTGCCCATCCAGGACACCCAGGGCTTCGTCGCGGCGAGTGAGAACATGATCGTCGTCGCCTTCAGGGGGACGGAACCCGAGCGACTCAAGGACTGGTTGTCCGACGCCGACGTTCTCGTCGAATCGGGGCCCGCGGGCACGGGAACCGTGCATCAGGGGTTCAACCGAGCTCTCGATGCCGTGTATCGCCAGGTCCACGAGACGGTGGACGAGTTCGGGGACAACGACCAGACCCTGTGGTTCACCGGCCACAGCCTCGGCGGAGCTCTGGCGATGCTGGCCTCGGCGCGGATGTACTTCGAGACCCCGAACATGCTCGCCGACGGCGTCTACACCTTCGGCCAACCACGAACCTGTGACCACCTGTTGGCCAGCACCTACGACGAGGCCTTCGTGGAACGGACCTTCCGCTTCGTCAACAACAACGACATCGTTGCGCGGGTTCCCCCTGAACCCGTCTTCCACCACGTCAACGACGTTCGTTATTTCGACGCGCACGGCGCGCTGCACGAGAGGGTCTCGGCCGCGGAAGAGGTCACCGACAGCATGGCCGGACTCACCGGCGACCTGCTCGCTCCGGTCGATGACGGAGTCCGGGACCACTTCATCGACAACTACGTTCATCGGTTGGAGCAGAACCTGAGCTGA
- a CDS encoding Rv1733c family protein, whose product MRRLIRPGGNPLARGSDRLEGVLLAVVLTVPLLALPISVVIGAQTHAEQLRESRHQVRSRTSVTAVLLEEAVSEVPNIRGATAVSETPAYWHSPEGTLRTGNVAAEVGTPAREGVRIWVDERGEKVQSPMSRGGALREGLAAAASLWLAILFGCVGLFWGSRCLLDRVRRRSWKREWELFGPLWSGFRDGGQA is encoded by the coding sequence TTGAGACGTCTGATCCGTCCCGGCGGCAATCCGCTCGCTCGCGGCTCGGACCGGCTGGAGGGGGTGCTGCTCGCTGTCGTGCTGACGGTGCCTCTGCTGGCCTTGCCGATATCGGTGGTGATCGGTGCCCAGACCCATGCCGAGCAGCTCCGGGAATCGCGTCACCAGGTGCGGAGCAGAACTTCGGTGACGGCGGTGCTGTTGGAGGAGGCCGTTTCGGAAGTACCCAACATTCGCGGGGCGACCGCGGTCTCCGAGACCCCCGCCTACTGGCATTCCCCCGAAGGGACTCTTCGGACCGGAAACGTCGCGGCGGAGGTGGGGACCCCGGCGCGGGAAGGTGTGCGGATCTGGGTCGACGAGCGGGGCGAGAAGGTGCAGTCTCCGATGAGCAGGGGCGGCGCTCTTCGGGAGGGTTTGGCCGCCGCGGCGAGTCTGTGGCTCGCGATCCTGTTCGGATGTGTGGGACTTTTCTGGGGTTCGCGTTGTCTGCTCGACCGTGTACGGCGGCGGAGCTGGAAGCGGGAGTGGGAGTTGTTCGGACCTCTCTGGAGCGGGTTCCGCGACGGTGGCCAGGCATGA
- a CDS encoding CBS domain-containing protein, giving the protein MRVRDIMEEPGVVARADTPVKTAAGMLVEHGVTALPVVDSEDRLLGEVTELDLVRDRFPRDPRYSNGAEEHSEPPPGTVGELISPRSTGIDPETDVTDLVKVLLEERIRSVPVVAEGRLVGMVTGRDLVRTLARDDDLLARDISYRLSFVGGPGRWRVEVDEGTALIVDAYDSAEDRHVARVLAESVPGVLRARCSASAAVENG; this is encoded by the coding sequence ATGCGAGTACGGGACATCATGGAGGAACCCGGTGTGGTGGCCAGGGCGGACACGCCGGTGAAAACCGCTGCCGGAATGCTGGTTGAGCACGGCGTGACCGCTCTGCCCGTGGTGGACTCCGAGGATCGTCTGCTCGGGGAAGTGACCGAGCTCGATCTGGTACGGGATCGTTTTCCGCGCGATCCGCGGTACTCGAACGGGGCGGAGGAGCATTCGGAACCTCCTCCCGGAACCGTCGGGGAGTTGATATCACCCCGGAGCACCGGCATAGACCCCGAAACGGACGTGACCGATCTGGTGAAGGTCCTTCTCGAGGAGCGTATCCGCAGTGTTCCCGTCGTGGCGGAAGGACGACTGGTGGGCATGGTGACGGGGCGTGACCTCGTGCGTACTTTGGCACGCGACGACGACCTTCTGGCCAGGGACATCAGTTATCGTCTCTCCTTCGTCGGAGGGCCGGGCCGATGGCGCGTGGAGGTCGACGAAGGAACGGCCCTGATCGTCGACGCCTACGACAGCGCCGAGGACCGTCATGTCGCCCGAGTGCTCGCGGAAAGCGTTCCCGGCGTTCTGCGTGCTCGCTGCAGTGCCTCCGCGGCCGTGGAGAACGGCTGA
- a CDS encoding WhiB family transcriptional regulator, translated as MDNTSTDWQHRASCRDQDPELFFPVSEVGPGAEQVQRAKAVCGSCPVRSECLAYAQSNGLDFGIFGGLTPDERRKSARRARRTTAATGTQSSTSQQ; from the coding sequence ATGGACAACACGAGCACCGACTGGCAGCACCGCGCGAGCTGCCGTGACCAGGATCCGGAACTGTTCTTTCCGGTGTCCGAGGTAGGTCCGGGCGCAGAGCAGGTGCAGCGTGCCAAAGCAGTGTGTGGAAGTTGCCCCGTGCGTTCCGAATGCCTGGCCTACGCGCAGAGCAACGGGCTCGATTTCGGGATCTTCGGTGGGTTGACCCCGGACGAGCGGCGTAAGTCCGCCCGTCGTGCTCGCCGTACCACCGCCGCCACCGGCACCCAGTCCTCGACTTCCCAGCAGTGA
- a CDS encoding quinone oxidoreductase family protein, with the protein MRAVGVTEFGGPEELRVLDVAEPHPDVGEVRIRVHAATVNPTDTALRAGQHRLDGLTPPYIPGMDAAGVISEVGDGVTTRQVGDRVMAVVVPVDSRGGAYADEIVVPANSVVPVPEGGDFAAASTLPMNGLTAHLALEQLGLSPGETLAVTGAAGAFGGYVIQLAKTKGLHVIADASAADENLVRELGADQVVRRGNDVAERIRELVPEGVAGVADGAVLNGEVAPAIRDGGGLAVVRGWNGDPGRGITVHRVMVVESAEDEAALDGLRKQVEQGVLSLRVAEVFPADQAAEAHRALEAGGTRGRLVLDFVS; encoded by the coding sequence ATGCGAGCAGTTGGTGTCACAGAGTTCGGCGGTCCGGAGGAACTACGGGTTCTGGACGTCGCCGAACCACATCCCGATGTGGGTGAAGTACGTATTCGAGTGCACGCGGCCACGGTCAATCCCACCGACACCGCGCTGCGTGCCGGACAGCACCGCCTCGACGGGCTGACCCCGCCCTACATCCCGGGGATGGACGCGGCAGGCGTGATCAGTGAGGTCGGTGACGGTGTCACCACCCGGCAGGTCGGAGATCGCGTCATGGCGGTCGTCGTCCCGGTCGATTCGCGTGGTGGCGCGTATGCGGACGAGATCGTCGTTCCTGCGAACTCCGTGGTCCCCGTGCCGGAAGGGGGCGATTTCGCCGCGGCTTCCACACTTCCCATGAACGGGCTCACCGCGCACCTCGCGTTGGAACAGCTCGGGCTCTCCCCCGGGGAGACCTTGGCGGTCACCGGTGCCGCGGGCGCTTTCGGAGGCTATGTGATCCAACTGGCCAAGACCAAGGGGCTGCACGTGATCGCCGACGCTTCCGCCGCCGACGAGAACCTGGTGCGCGAGCTCGGCGCGGACCAAGTGGTGCGTCGCGGCAACGACGTCGCCGAGCGAATTCGGGAACTGGTCCCCGAAGGAGTGGCCGGAGTCGCCGACGGAGCGGTGTTGAACGGAGAGGTCGCCCCCGCGATCCGGGACGGCGGTGGGCTGGCCGTGGTACGTGGCTGGAACGGCGACCCCGGTCGTGGAATCACCGTGCACCGGGTGATGGTGGTCGAATCCGCGGAGGACGAGGCCGCGTTGGACGGGCTCCGCAAACAGGTGGAGCAGGGAGTGCTGAGTCTGCGAGTGGCAGAGGTCTTCCCCGCCGATCAAGCGGCCGAGGCCCACCGGGCGCTGGAAGCGGGCGGAACCCGTGGTCGCCTGGTACTCGACTTCGTCTCCTGA
- a CDS encoding DUF3040 domain-containing protein: MLDKYERRSLEEIENRLTEEDPELARGLAEGTPRSIWSRISPLLVLAVVAMGLSTALLVLAEFGAALMAAALAGALLTFRIWRGRTG, translated from the coding sequence ATGTTGGACAAATACGAGCGCCGCAGCCTGGAAGAGATCGAAAACCGGCTCACCGAGGAAGACCCCGAGCTGGCCCGTGGCCTGGCCGAGGGGACCCCGCGCTCCATCTGGAGCAGAATCTCACCGCTACTGGTACTCGCCGTGGTGGCCATGGGACTTTCCACAGCCCTGCTCGTGCTCGCCGAGTTCGGCGCGGCTTTGATGGCCGCCGCGTTGGCGGGAGCCCTGTTGACGTTCCGGATCTGGCGTGGGCGAACCGGGTAG
- a CDS encoding NAD(P)-dependent oxidoreductase has protein sequence MTTVAFLGTGTMGAPMVSNLLGAGFDVRVWNRSQDKAAPLRAEGAVVADTPAEAAHNADVLVTMLLDTEATARAGGEAVEVLGPESVWVQMGTIGLEGMDRVRQLAQGVSLVDAPVLGTRSPAEQGTLTVLAAADPEVRPTVQPLLDTVGQRTMWVGEDVTLASGTRLKLAVNSWVLTLTNAVGESLALSRHLGLDPNLFLEAIDGSATDSPYAHLKGSAVLNDRLAPAFTVRGAGKDASLIREAAGDSLNLDLIRAAGERFRRAEEAGYADSDMAAAYFASFVPSTSTEPE, from the coding sequence ATGACGACGGTCGCGTTTCTGGGGACCGGGACCATGGGCGCTCCGATGGTGAGCAACCTGCTCGGAGCCGGTTTCGACGTCAGGGTTTGGAACCGTAGTCAGGACAAGGCCGCTCCGCTGCGCGCGGAAGGAGCGGTGGTCGCGGACACTCCGGCGGAAGCGGCCCACAACGCCGATGTTCTGGTGACCATGCTGCTGGACACGGAGGCGACCGCACGTGCGGGCGGCGAGGCCGTCGAGGTGCTGGGACCCGAGTCCGTCTGGGTGCAGATGGGCACCATCGGCCTGGAGGGAATGGATCGGGTCCGGCAGCTCGCCCAGGGGGTCTCATTGGTCGACGCCCCCGTGCTCGGAACCCGATCCCCCGCTGAACAGGGAACACTGACGGTGTTGGCCGCGGCCGACCCCGAGGTTCGACCCACCGTGCAACCGCTGCTGGACACGGTCGGTCAACGCACCATGTGGGTGGGTGAGGACGTGACGCTCGCGAGCGGGACGCGGCTGAAACTGGCGGTCAACAGCTGGGTACTCACACTCACCAACGCCGTGGGGGAATCACTGGCGCTGTCCCGACACCTCGGACTGGACCCGAACCTCTTCCTGGAAGCCATCGACGGTAGCGCCACCGATTCCCCGTACGCCCACCTGAAAGGGTCAGCGGTCCTGAACGATCGACTCGCCCCGGCCTTCACGGTGCGCGGCGCGGGCAAGGACGCCTCCCTGATCCGCGAGGCCGCAGGCGACTCCTTGAACCTGGACCTCATCCGTGCGGCCGGTGAACGCTTTCGGCGGGCCGAAGAGGCGGGCTACGCGGATTCGGACATGGCAGCCGCGTACTTCGCCTCTTTCGTTCCGAGCACATCGACCGAGCCGGAATAG
- a CDS encoding DUF5313 family protein, with protein sequence MAIDRPGPVRWLYYQYSGRLPEQYRSWVLHDATCRSWMLRVLVRGLVRILPIAALLFFLLGYFGGSWSLAAGSLLLGVLVVVRIALTGSTESVDARTVRHGYSPGYAATVRASRNGE encoded by the coding sequence GTGGCGATCGACAGACCCGGTCCGGTGCGTTGGCTGTACTACCAGTACAGCGGCAGACTACCGGAACAGTACCGGTCCTGGGTTCTGCACGATGCGACTTGTCGGTCCTGGATGCTTCGCGTGCTCGTACGCGGCCTCGTGCGCATCCTGCCGATCGCGGCCCTGCTGTTCTTCCTGCTCGGGTACTTCGGCGGCTCCTGGTCGTTGGCCGCGGGGTCGTTGTTGCTGGGTGTGCTGGTGGTGGTTCGGATCGCGTTGACCGGATCGACCGAGAGCGTCGACGCCCGAACGGTCCGCCACGGTTACTCGCCCGGGTACGCGGCCACTGTACGAGCATCCCGGAACGGGGAGTGA
- a CDS encoding universal stress protein: MRNSTAKPVLVGLDGSPTSFEAVRWAAREASLRSAPLHVVHADVSASDYVPDTLGTSAPESANETAREFVRDWLRSAAEIAASEAPEIVVETGIRTGSARTVLLDESTTARIVVVGSRGLGSFSGVILGSVAIALCQHGQCPVAVVREPDDGEEATDRPIVVGVDGSSAGEPALQWAFETASARSAALLAVHAWHDLVVGQLWTREQAEEPRAAVQADEERLMSEVLAGWRADYPDVAVDELVAYGKPARCLLEQARTARFVVVGARGRGGLAGLLLGSTSQTLLHHSPCPVVVAR, from the coding sequence ATGCGCAACTCCACCGCGAAACCGGTTCTTGTGGGGCTGGACGGTTCGCCCACGTCCTTCGAAGCCGTGCGCTGGGCGGCGCGCGAGGCATCCCTGCGGTCGGCACCGCTGCACGTGGTGCACGCCGATGTCTCCGCGTCCGATTACGTGCCGGACACGCTGGGAACCTCCGCGCCGGAGTCGGCGAACGAAACGGCGCGGGAGTTCGTGCGGGACTGGCTGCGCAGCGCGGCGGAGATAGCCGCTTCGGAAGCCCCCGAGATAGTGGTCGAAACGGGTATACGCACGGGCTCGGCCCGTACCGTGCTGTTGGACGAGTCCACGACCGCTCGGATCGTGGTGGTCGGCAGCAGGGGGTTGGGCAGCTTCAGCGGAGTGATACTGGGTTCGGTCGCGATCGCGCTGTGTCAGCACGGTCAGTGCCCCGTGGCGGTGGTCCGCGAGCCGGACGACGGGGAGGAGGCGACGGATCGACCGATCGTGGTGGGGGTCGACGGGTCCAGCGCGGGCGAACCGGCTCTGCAGTGGGCATTCGAGACGGCCTCCGCGAGGTCGGCCGCTTTGCTGGCCGTGCACGCGTGGCACGACCTGGTGGTGGGACAACTGTGGACCAGGGAGCAGGCCGAGGAACCCCGGGCAGCGGTGCAGGCCGACGAGGAACGACTGATGTCCGAGGTGCTGGCCGGCTGGCGTGCCGACTACCCTGATGTCGCGGTGGACGAACTCGTCGCCTACGGCAAACCCGCACGGTGTCTTTTGGAGCAGGCCCGGACGGCGCGGTTCGTGGTCGTCGGAGCCCGTGGGCGCGGGGGGCTGGCCGGCCTGCTGCTCGGCTCGACCAGCCAAACGCTGCTGCACCACTCACCCTGCCCGGTCGTGGTGGCCCGCTGA
- a CDS encoding carbon starvation CstA family protein: MPAIVPALVVLGIFALGYRYYSAYLARRVYALDPEFPTPAHQRNDGVDFVPTNKHVLFGHHFTSVAGAAPIVGPAIAVFWGWGPALLWITVGTVFAAGVHDFGSLVISVRHRAQSIGAVAREVISKRARTLFLLIIFFLLTLVNAVFAVVIANLFVANPAAVLPVLLQIPLAIGIGQYVYRTRSSAFVPSVVGVVVLYLTILLGTQFPVSVEPLAGSLGIEPRTLWVVMLFAYTFVASRLPVWVLLQPRDYINSHQLFIGLGVILLGIIVGFDRIAAPVINDVPADAPSWFPFLFVTIACGAVSGFHSLVCSGTSSKQLHRETDARYVGYMGAVSEGALALAAVLAVTAGAVGSRAEWNDLYSSFALASDGATQNFVEGVAGFANNLGLPVSLGVVFATIVVISFAATTMDTGVRLQRYVVQEIGEITRVSALSRNMTVATTVAVVVPMAMALLPGGGEKGYTFGVLWQLFGTTNQLTAGLALAVVAVWVTKNNRNPLVVLLPLVVLLVMTTWALTLNLLEFLQQGQWVLAPLDLIIFLLAVWLIVEAVVALRRAARSRSEQDVVTHSAET; this comes from the coding sequence ATGCCCGCGATCGTCCCAGCTCTGGTGGTCCTGGGGATCTTTGCCCTGGGGTACCGCTACTACTCGGCCTATCTGGCACGCCGCGTGTATGCCCTGGATCCCGAGTTCCCCACCCCCGCCCACCAGCGGAACGACGGCGTCGACTTCGTACCGACCAACAAACACGTGCTGTTCGGACATCACTTCACCTCGGTCGCGGGGGCTGCTCCGATCGTCGGTCCGGCGATCGCGGTCTTCTGGGGCTGGGGACCGGCACTGCTGTGGATCACCGTGGGCACGGTGTTCGCCGCCGGGGTGCACGACTTCGGCTCACTCGTGATCTCGGTACGTCACAGGGCGCAGAGCATCGGGGCCGTGGCCAGGGAAGTGATCAGCAAAAGAGCGCGAACTCTCTTCCTGTTGATCATCTTTTTCCTGCTCACGCTGGTCAACGCCGTGTTCGCAGTTGTGATAGCCAACCTGTTCGTGGCGAACCCGGCCGCGGTTCTTCCGGTGCTGCTGCAAATACCACTGGCCATCGGAATCGGGCAGTACGTCTACCGCACTCGTTCCTCGGCCTTCGTGCCCTCGGTCGTCGGCGTGGTCGTCCTCTATCTGACCATCCTGCTCGGAACCCAGTTCCCCGTCTCGGTGGAACCGCTCGCCGGATCCCTGGGCATCGAGCCACGAACGCTCTGGGTCGTCATGCTGTTCGCCTACACGTTCGTGGCCTCCCGACTCCCCGTCTGGGTGCTGCTGCAACCGAGGGACTACATCAACTCCCACCAGCTGTTCATCGGCCTCGGCGTCATCCTGCTCGGCATCATCGTCGGTTTCGACCGGATAGCCGCGCCGGTGATCAACGACGTCCCCGCGGACGCGCCGAGCTGGTTCCCCTTCCTGTTCGTGACCATCGCCTGCGGCGCGGTGTCCGGTTTTCACAGCCTGGTCTGCTCCGGCACCTCGTCGAAGCAGTTGCACCGGGAGACCGACGCGCGCTACGTCGGGTACATGGGAGCCGTCAGCGAAGGGGCGCTGGCGCTCGCGGCCGTGCTGGCCGTGACGGCCGGAGCGGTCGGTTCCCGCGCGGAGTGGAACGACCTCTACTCGAGTTTCGCGCTCGCCTCCGACGGAGCCACGCAGAACTTCGTGGAGGGAGTCGCCGGATTCGCGAACAACCTCGGTCTCCCCGTGAGCCTCGGCGTCGTTTTCGCCACCATAGTGGTGATCAGCTTCGCCGCGACCACGATGGACACCGGTGTGCGGTTGCAGCGCTACGTGGTGCAGGAGATCGGAGAGATCACCCGCGTGTCCGCGCTCTCCAGGAACATGACGGTGGCCACGACCGTGGCCGTGGTCGTCCCGATGGCGATGGCGCTGCTTCCCGGCGGTGGCGAGAAGGGCTACACCTTCGGTGTGCTCTGGCAACTCTTCGGCACCACGAATCAGCTCACGGCCGGCCTGGCCCTCGCAGTGGTGGCCGTCTGGGTAACCAAGAACAACCGCAATCCCCTGGTGGTGCTGTTGCCGCTGGTGGTCCTGCTGGTGATGACGACCTGGGCCCTGACGCTGAACCTGCTGGAATTCCTCCAGCAGGGCCAGTGGGTGCTCGCTCCGCTGGATCTGATCATCTTCCTGCTCGCCGTCTGGTTGATCGTCGAAGCAGTCGTGGCGCTGAGGCGTGCGGCACGGAGTCGTTCGGAGCAGGACGTCGTCACGCACTCCGCGGAGACGTGA